cTAATTTTATCTCTACTTTTTGAAGtggatgatgacgatgacgatgatgatgatgatgatgatgatgatgatgatgatgatgatgatgatgatgatgatgatgatgatgatgatgatgatgatgatgatgatgatgatgatgaagaggaGGATGACGAAGAGGAGGATGATTTTTGTGGTGTTGGTGATATAATTCTACCACTACTTGATACTTTAAAAGGGAAATCTGATGTATCATTAACATCGGTTTCTAATGACCCTTTGCTGTGTgactttgattttttaatatcacttttattttcattattatcttcactgttgttgttgttattattattattattattattattttttacactATTTTTTACACTTTTATCGTTATTTTCAATATGGGTTTTTGAAACTCCCTTTGAAATATGGGTTAGTTGTTCTTggttcattttctttttttttttttttttttactactaTTTACACATGTTGGGAAAtgaaataaactatttttaaaaaaaaaaataaaaaaaaaaataaaaaaaaaaaaaaaaaaaaaaataataaaaaaaaagatttttatttttttatattgataaaattatttaatttaatttaataaaattattttttattttttttttttaagttttattaatttcctattttcatttatttattttattgttttttttttttttaaaaaacagaTAAGCTAATGGACAAAAtaagaatatttaaatttaatagttttttttttttttttttttttattcaaaaaaaaaaaaaaaaaaaaatagaactTAAACACAAccaaaaaagatatttccttttttaattttataaaaaaattaaaataaaataataattatttttaataggTTAATCCTGgaaaatatttaaacaaaataaaaaaaaaattataataaataataaaatccatgtttattttgattttttagtaGTTCCAAAATTTGAAGGTAACCCAAAAGAAGaataatcaaattcatcttcttcatattcaactttttctttttctttttctttttctttttctttttctttttctttttctttttcattttctttttctttttcattttctttttcttttttatttacatttacattttcattttcattttcattttcattttcattttcattttcattttcattttcattttcattttcattttcatttttatttaaattgtctttactattatcattaggATTATTAATAGATTCTTGTTGGTTTGTAGattcatcattttctttttcttttatattttttataattttttcatattcttgatctctttttaattgtaaatctTTTTCAGTTACCTTTTTaccatcatttaattttgataataatttatcttcttttcctttttttaatttatttttaacttgtGATAATGTTGATGTTTCAACTCTCATACTAACACCTTTTAATCTATTatctaaataatattaataaattattatttatttatttatttattatggAAATTTTatgttaataaattttggGGAGGGGAGGGTaccataattaaaaaaaaaaaaaactatacaTACGTCTTTTAGTATTTACATGAGCTaacattgaatttgaatctttaaaaCTAACATCACAAACATCACAATAGAAACCACCATGTTTATCAGTTGGTGTAACACCTTGAACTATTGTAGTTTTACCAACTTTATTAATAAGATTTAAATCTTCATCTCTTGCTTTAAAGAATGATAAAGGTTTATCTGgatcaattatattattttggttcattctttgtcttttttttgatatttcatCTTcctcatcaccatcaccgtCAACTAATAAACCTGCTTCTCTATCTTTTGCTCTTTGTGCAAAATATTCTGAATCCCATTTCTTTCTAAATGTTGAATCtacaaaatcttttttttcactcataataattatccttccttttttaattataatgtataaaaatgaaagagAGAGTGTGaaaattatgataataaaataaaattaaaaaattgaaaattaaaaaaaaaaaaaaaaaaggggttgGTTTCTTCTCAAAAAAACGAATAtccttttgaaaaaaaaaaaaaaaaatgaaaacttttttttttttttttttttttttttcatattttatttttgtatctgcattataatgaaaaaaaaacaattaaaagaattaaatcaagaaacattatcaccatcatcatatGAATTTTGGGATGATTTTTATGATAGTGGTGAAGGTAAAGGTGAATGTTATGAATGGTATGTTaatttcaatcaattaaagaattatttattgaatttgataaaagaTGGTGATAAGATTTTACATGTTGGTTGTGGTAATAGTTTTTTAGCAGAGGATTTAGTTGAAGAGACTGAAAATATTcatattgaaattataaatattgacGTTTGTGAGAATGCAATCAATAGAATGAATGAAAGAAATAAGAAAATTACAAATCAACGTGTTAGAAATagtttaatttatcaagttGAAGATGCGACTGAAACAAACTTTAAAGATAATCAATTCAATGGTATCTTGGATAAAGGTACTGCTGATgcattattatcaacattaGAGTTGGAGCAAGGTGATAACGAAATggttaaatcattattaagaGAAATGTATCGTCTCTTAAAATATCATACAGGTTGGTTCGTTTGTGTATCAAGAAATGTCTGTTTGGAACCTTATTTTTACAGTGATGAAATGACAAATTGggatttaaaaagaattgatttaactacaaattcaacaaaaggAAAAGGTATAACTCAagttaattatatttatttagcAAAATCATTACCACTTTCAGATAATgagaatgaaaatgaaaattaaatttatctaataaaaaaaaataaaaaaaaaaaaatcaattttaaaaaaaaaaagttacacAAAATTGGTGAAGGgggtggaaaaaaaaaagaaaaaaagaaaaatgttgaaatttCAGGATATGttaatttttagtttttttggtttttttttttatttttggtttttttattttgtgaaTAATGATCGATATTTGTTCAACCCAATCACGCTACTTTTTTGTGAatagataattttttattttattttaaaaattttttttttttttttaaaatattgtgCAAATATTACCCAAAATTAATTTCGTGcatgatattttttttgaagtttTTGACCGAtgacaaaaaataatttcaaactTTTTGGCAAAACAAcgctttaattttttttttttatttttttttttaattttttttttattttttaaaattattttttttaattttttaatttttatttttttcttttttttatttttattttatttttttatttgcaaTTGCAATAGATAAATTTGCTTTTcccttattatttttttctcactttttttttttttttatatttttttttctaaaaaaaaaaattgaaaaaaaaaaaaaaaaaacctcaaaataataataaatataataaacataaattaaataaaaaaaaatagaatgaGTGGGAAACACTTATTCCTCATTTATttcataatattttcattcctttttataaatatatattgcGAAAATAACAACGTTAATgacaatgaaaataataatgataaaacttttatattaaatagaaataatactCATAGTATTAACGATAAcactacaaataaaaataataataaaaataataataataaaaataataataataataaaaat
This region of Dictyostelium discoideum AX4 chromosome 3 chromosome, whole genome shotgun sequence genomic DNA includes:
- a CDS encoding C2H2-type zinc finger-containing protein, with amino-acid sequence MSEKKDFVDSTFRKKWDSEYFAQRAKDREAGLLVDGDGDEEDEISKKRQRMNQNNIIDPDKPLSFFKARDEDLNLINKVGKTTIVQGVTPTDKHGGFYCDVCDVSFKDSNSMLAHVNTKRHNRLKGVSMRVETSTLSQVKNKLKKGKEDKLLSKLNDGKKVTEKDLQLKRDQEYEKIIKNIKEKENDESTNQQESINNPNDNSKDNLNKNENENENENENENENENENENENENVNVNKKEKENEKEKENEKEKEKEKEKEKEKEKEKVEYEEDEFDYSSFGLPSNFGTTKKSK